The Proteiniphilum propionicum genome contains the following window.
CATGATGTATCCCCGTCTGCAATTAGCCCGTAACCTGCTCACCGATGACGGTGTGATTTTTATCTCGATTGATGATAATGAAGTGCACAATCTTCGGAAGATATGTGATGAAGTGTTTGGGGAAGAGCATTTTGTAGCCACATTTCCTTGGAGAAAAAGAACTGCAAAGTCTGATGTTCCTTTTGGTGTGTCACAGGATCATGAGTGGATTTTATGTTTTGGAAAGAGTGGCTTTATTGCCAATATTGAGGGAGGAACAAGAAAATATTATCATACAAATGATTTACCTAATAGACCTTGGCGAATACACGATTTAACGACCCAAAGAAGTGCTTCAGAAAGACCAAATAGTTTTTTCACTATTGTAAATCCAAAAACAGGAGAAGAATTTCCTGCGAGTCCCATAAGGACATGGGCTATGACAAAGGATACATTTAAGGATTATTACGACGAAAATCGTATTGTTTTTCCAGGTGACTATGATTTTCTAAACATATCAAAACCAGCCTTTAGATATTTCAAGGATGATGATATAAAGAAAGTCGGAGAAATGTTTGGGTATGTTCCAGTAAGTACGTTTTTACCTCAGGAGGTTGGAATGAGTCAAGATGGTACTAAAGATTTTGGCGATCTATTTAATAGTAAAATTTTCTCATATCCAAAACCAGTATTGCTTCTGAGTTATTTGATTAAAGTTACAACAAATTTCACAAAAAATGCAATTATCCTTGATTTCTTCTCCGGCTCCGCCACTACCGCCCATGCTGTCATGCAACTCAATGCGGAAGATGGTGGTAACCGAAAGTTCATCATGGTGCAGCTGCCGGAAGAGACCGATCCCAAGTCAGAGGCTTACAAGGCGGGGTACAAGAACATTTGCGAGATCGGGAAAGAGCGTATCCGCAGGGCAGGAAAGAAAATTGAAGAAGAACTTAAGGCAAAATCAACCAAAAGTGATTTATTTGAAGGCGATAAAGAAGTAAAAATGGTTGACACCGGTTTCCGGGTACTGAAAGTGGACAGCACCAATATGAAGGATGTCTATTTCAGTCCCTCTCAATATAACCAGCAGATGCTTCTGGACCTGGAAAGCAACATCAAGGATGACCGTACCGATATCGACCTGCTGTATGGGGTTCTTCTCGAATGGGGTGTGCCGCTATCATTGCCACACATCACTGAAAAAATCGATGGGAAGGATGTACACTTTGTAAACGACACCGATCTGGTGGCCTGCTTTGAAGAGCATGTGCCGGAAGAGGTGATCCGGGAGATTGCCAGACGGAAACCGTTGCGGGTGGTGTTCCGCGACAGCTCGTTCCGCAACAGTCCGGACAAGATCAACGTGACTGAGATATTCAAGACACTTTCTCCTGAAACAA
Protein-coding sequences here:
- a CDS encoding site-specific DNA-methyltransferase encodes the protein MEKLTQETVNFTEKNIDRIAALFPSAITETKDADGKLKRVVNFHQLRQLLSDEVVDGEECYEFTWVGKKQSIIEGNRPIRKTLRPSKEESKNWDSTENLYIEGDNLDVLKLLQNSYLNKVKMIYIDPPYNTGNDFIYRDNFKVSKEDYDEELGLFDEEENRLFKNTETNGRYHSDWCSMMYPRLQLARNLLTDDGVIFISIDDNEVHNLRKICDEVFGEEHFVATFPWRKRTAKSDVPFGVSQDHEWILCFGKSGFIANIEGGTRKYYHTNDLPNRPWRIHDLTTQRSASERPNSFFTIVNPKTGEEFPASPIRTWAMTKDTFKDYYDENRIVFPGDYDFLNISKPAFRYFKDDDIKKVGEMFGYVPVSTFLPQEVGMSQDGTKDFGDLFNSKIFSYPKPVLLLSYLIKVTTNFTKNAIILDFFSGSATTAHAVMQLNAEDGGNRKFIMVQLPEETDPKSEAYKAGYKNICEIGKERIRRAGKKIEEELKAKSTKSDLFEGDKEVKMVDTGFRVLKVDSTNMKDVYFSPSQYNQQMLLDLESNIKDDRTDIDLLYGVLLEWGVPLSLPHITEKIDGKDVHFVNDTDLVACFEEHVPEEVIREIARRKPLRVVFRDSSFRNSPDKINVTEIFKTLSPETTIKVI